A genome region from Alicyclobacillus acidocaldarius subsp. acidocaldarius DSM 446 includes the following:
- a CDS encoding response regulator, which translates to MGTWQDESVIKVLVVDDHELFRRGVVTVLRSTPGIYVVGEAGNGREAIECFQTLQPDVTLLDIHMPVCNGLETARKMREANPNTKILMLTVSETEEMLFEAVKSGASGYVLKSVSPERLIECVRQVYEGEPVVPSSLAMKMIAEFSRTAETRMPSSESVTELTEREREVLQYLSAGASNKEIARALFISENTVRNHVRHILDKLHLSNRAQAAAYAVRNGIARGRQLTSDV; encoded by the coding sequence ATGGGGACATGGCAAGATGAGAGCGTAATCAAAGTCTTAGTGGTTGATGATCACGAGTTATTTCGGCGTGGGGTCGTAACAGTGCTTCGTTCGACACCAGGGATCTACGTCGTAGGAGAGGCGGGAAATGGCCGTGAAGCGATCGAATGCTTTCAGACGCTGCAACCGGACGTTACGCTTCTAGATATTCACATGCCCGTGTGCAACGGTCTGGAAACAGCCCGAAAGATGCGAGAAGCAAATCCGAACACGAAGATCCTCATGCTGACGGTGTCGGAAACAGAGGAGATGCTGTTCGAAGCTGTGAAAAGTGGAGCGTCTGGGTATGTGTTGAAATCGGTAAGTCCAGAACGGTTGATCGAGTGTGTTCGTCAAGTCTATGAGGGGGAACCTGTCGTTCCGAGCAGCCTTGCGATGAAAATGATTGCTGAATTCTCACGTACTGCTGAGACACGTATGCCTTCCAGTGAGTCGGTAACGGAATTGACGGAGCGCGAACGAGAAGTTCTTCAATATCTTAGTGCGGGGGCCAGCAACAAAGAAATTGCCCGGGCACTTTTCATTAGTGAAAACACAGTTCGCAATCATGTTCGGCACATCCTAGACAAGTTGCATTTGTCGAATCGCGCTCAAGCTGCCGCATACGCGGTGCGCAATGGTATTGCTCGAGGGCGTCAACTTACAAGCGATGTATGA
- a CDS encoding IS1634 family transposase: protein MYIRVIRRKNKNGSVTGYVQLAHNYRDPQTGQPKAKVLYTFGREDEMDLEALRRLAQSIHRFVGDEFTSGRGQSEAIQTTLLDSRPMGGAYLLDELWRQLELDEVLRERLVDRKFKAAVERVIFAMVANRALAPSSKLAMEEWVEREVALPGMTELDVWQAYRAMDVLHDVTEELQYEVFRRVSNLLNLDVDLLFFDTTSTYFETEDEPEDGLRRKGYSKDHRPDLPQVVIGLAVTRDGIPVRCWTWPGNTADMSVVEEVKQGLIGWRLGRVITVVDRGFVSESNLRILQRAGGHYIAGEKMNSGKSAVEVALARPGRFRELRPNLKVKEVVVGDGEARVRYVLAFNPEEAKRDEARREAMLRELRMELERLKELQGEAHTKAHCRLASHPTFKRYLKQDRWGNLRIDPEAVRQAAHLDGKYLIRTSDDTLSTEDVALGYKQLLMVESAFRTLKTTLDIRPMYHRKDERIRSHVLLCWLALLLVRIAEVQTGRSWPDIRSHMQAMHQVTKSTPDGIVVQRTETTEVQWEILRALRITEPPRILRMEPRTRGL from the coding sequence ATGTATATCCGCGTCATTCGCCGAAAAAACAAGAACGGTTCTGTTACCGGTTACGTGCAGTTGGCCCATAACTACCGCGATCCACAGACCGGTCAGCCGAAGGCCAAGGTCCTGTACACCTTCGGTCGTGAAGACGAAATGGACCTGGAGGCGCTCCGGCGCCTTGCCCAGAGTATTCATCGCTTCGTGGGCGACGAGTTTACCTCGGGGCGCGGCCAGTCGGAAGCCATCCAAACCACGCTGCTGGACAGCCGTCCCATGGGAGGGGCGTATCTGCTGGACGAGCTGTGGCGACAGCTTGAATTGGACGAAGTCTTGCGCGAGCGGCTGGTCGACCGGAAGTTCAAGGCGGCTGTCGAGCGTGTCATCTTCGCCATGGTCGCGAATCGCGCGTTGGCGCCAAGCAGCAAGCTGGCCATGGAGGAGTGGGTCGAGCGCGAAGTGGCCCTTCCTGGTATGACCGAGTTGGACGTGTGGCAGGCGTACCGGGCCATGGACGTTCTCCACGATGTGACAGAAGAGTTGCAATATGAGGTCTTCCGGCGGGTCAGCAATCTCTTGAACTTGGACGTGGACCTCCTGTTCTTCGACACGACGTCCACGTACTTCGAAACGGAGGACGAGCCCGAAGACGGACTACGGCGCAAAGGATATTCGAAAGACCATCGGCCCGATTTGCCACAGGTGGTGATCGGCCTTGCGGTGACACGAGACGGCATCCCTGTCCGCTGTTGGACGTGGCCTGGGAACACGGCGGATATGAGCGTGGTCGAAGAAGTCAAACAGGGCCTCATCGGATGGCGGCTTGGCCGGGTGATCACGGTTGTAGACCGCGGCTTCGTATCGGAGAGCAATCTGCGGATCCTGCAACGCGCCGGCGGTCACTACATCGCTGGGGAGAAAATGAACTCCGGGAAATCAGCGGTGGAAGTGGCCTTGGCGCGCCCTGGACGTTTTCGTGAGCTTCGTCCGAACCTGAAGGTGAAGGAGGTTGTGGTGGGAGACGGTGAGGCCCGGGTCCGTTACGTGTTGGCGTTCAATCCCGAGGAAGCCAAACGCGATGAGGCGCGCCGAGAGGCGATGTTGCGCGAGCTTCGGATGGAGTTGGAACGCCTCAAGGAGCTTCAGGGCGAAGCGCACACGAAAGCGCACTGTCGGCTTGCGAGCCATCCAACGTTCAAGCGCTATCTGAAACAGGACCGATGGGGGAACCTGAGAATTGACCCGGAGGCCGTGCGGCAAGCGGCTCATCTGGACGGGAAGTACCTGATCCGCACCTCCGACGACACGCTGTCGACGGAAGATGTCGCGCTGGGATACAAGCAACTCCTGATGGTGGAGTCCGCGTTTCGCACACTGAAGACGACGTTGGACATCCGTCCCATGTATCACCGGAAGGACGAGCGGATCCGTTCGCATGTGCTGCTTTGCTGGCTGGCCTTGTTGCTGGTGCGCATCGCCGAAGTCCAAACAGGGCGCTCCTGGCCCGACATCCGCTCCCACATGCAAGCGATGCACCAGGTGACCAAGAGCACCCCAGATGGGATCGTCGTGCAGCGCACAGAAACGACCGAGGTACAGTGGGAAATCCTGCGAGCGCTACGGATCACGGAGCCACCAAGAATTCTGCGCATGGAACCTCGAACACGAGGGCTGTAG
- a CDS encoding L-lactate dehydrogenase: MTIRLTRIVIIGVGSVGTATAYTLYLRERASEVVLIDADMQKAEGEALDMQHGSIYCGGTKIRAGTYEDCATADIVIVTAGVAQRPGQSRIDLLVKNIQVIQDISFKLKQYGFNGILIVASNPVDILSYVAWYISGLPSERVIGSGTVLDSLRFRYYLGRELGVDPGSVHAQVLGEHGDTQVHIWSSLNVGGVQVPISERIRGVEDHTRRAAYELIEHKGYTNYGIALVLDAICEAILQDKHTVLTVSTKVAEYHGVSDVYLSVPCVIGVRGIERVIEVPMSDMEERVFQESAKHLYNATREAIRIIGWRES; encoded by the coding sequence ATGACAATACGATTGACTCGGATTGTGATAATTGGAGTGGGTTCTGTAGGAACAGCCACTGCTTACACACTATATTTACGGGAACGAGCATCAGAAGTCGTCTTAATTGATGCGGATATGCAAAAAGCGGAAGGCGAAGCTCTAGATATGCAACACGGTAGTATTTATTGCGGTGGGACGAAAATCCGCGCGGGTACATATGAGGACTGTGCAACAGCAGACATCGTAATTGTCACGGCTGGAGTGGCTCAGAGGCCTGGACAATCACGTATTGACCTCTTGGTGAAGAATATACAAGTTATTCAGGATATTTCTTTTAAACTAAAACAATATGGTTTTAATGGAATTCTCATTGTTGCATCCAATCCCGTAGATATACTTAGCTATGTCGCATGGTATATTTCGGGCTTGCCATCTGAACGGGTAATAGGATCAGGGACTGTCTTGGATTCGCTCAGGTTCCGATATTACCTTGGTAGAGAATTGGGGGTCGATCCTGGGAGTGTCCATGCACAGGTGCTAGGCGAACATGGTGACACGCAAGTTCACATATGGAGTAGTTTGAATGTTGGTGGAGTTCAGGTGCCAATATCTGAAAGGATTAGGGGCGTCGAGGACCATACGCGTCGAGCTGCTTATGAATTAATTGAACACAAAGGTTACACAAATTATGGAATCGCATTAGTGCTCGATGCAATCTGCGAAGCTATATTACAGGACAAACATACGGTTTTGACTGTTTCAACAAAAGTAGCAGAATATCACGGGGTATCGGATGTTTATTTGAGTGTTCCGTGTGTTATAGGGGTGCGAGGGATCGAACGCGTTATCGAAGTTCCTATGAGTGACATGGAAGAGAGGGTGTTTCAAGAATCTGCAAAACATCTTTATAACGCCACGAGGGAAGCCATTCGTATCATTGGGTGGAGAGAGTCATAA